Genomic DNA from Scatophagus argus isolate fScaArg1 chromosome 15, fScaArg1.pri, whole genome shotgun sequence:
AACTTAAGCAACTTGGAAGACTTCCCTCCTGTGGGATCCTCACCCATTTCACCTGCGTGAGTCCACACAACTCTTAGTTTAACAAATGTCTCCGTCTAACTGTCTAACTGACTCCATCCTTGATTTTCATATCTGTTTAACGGTTTCCATTTTTCTTCAGGTCATCCAAACCATCTAGAAGAATAAACCCAACACCAGTTAGTGCAGAGCGGCCACATTCCAAACCAAAGACCTGCTTCACCTCCACTCCATTTAGTAAACCTTCTACCCCCCCATTAGCTGTAGAGGCCCTTGAGGGGTCAGTGACAGCGTGCAGTCCTCTGAGCctgcaggaagagagggaaCTGCTAAAGAGGGAAAAGTAAGTGCACATGCAGAATGAAGAAAAAGGTGACACCAGAGGATTTATACTGTTGATCTGTCCAGTGCCTACTTGGCTTCTACTGCTTGCCATTCTACATTATAGATCAGTAGTGCCTTGCTGTATTCCATAGGgatttttataaatgtaaaatagatTTTAAGATTATTAGTCTATACCGTCATTATAATAATGACATTCTTAAAGTGATTTCTACACAAATGACAcaatatcactttttttttttgtcggtTTTGGCTCCACGTGAGCACCACTTGTTCTTCACTTCAGTTTATCTCTGCTGTGTCTCAATCAGAAATTTCTTGCTTTCAGGACAAAGCGAGCCCAGCAGGTCGGCTCTCCTCTGCCGTCCTCTCTGGACCCTTGCACCCCCACAAAGTCAGGACTTAGGGCGGGATCTAAAGTTACACCAGAGTTGCAGACACCCTGTCCTGAACCATCTAAAGTCACCTTCTCTTTGGACCTTGATGTCCTAGCAGAGCTATACTGCACCTGCATTTCTGGTACATAACCACAAGATGGTGATAATGTGCTAAGTGAAGACATTATGGAGGAAAgaatatgttaaatattttatctattgcttttaaagatatttatatgtttatagagagtaaaaaataaacaaaacaaatgactaaTTAAGAACTCAGACCTGACCACCAAATCTGAAGATCTCAGAggatgaatttgtgtgtgttttcatgtcttaCAGAAAATCTAGTGCCAAATATTTTCCTGGAGCTTTTCTTTGTAATGCAGTTGCTAACGTCTCGGTCTCCTCACactcatgatgatgatgaacaggAAAGCTTGTGTTCAGCGAATTCAGGTGTGcaaacagcttttaaaacacTTAAGTCctgtaaaaatcaaaacattatcATTCTTCAACTTTGATTTGAATTGATGTTGAGCcatctttttcacattttcagatgtTCTGGAGAGATGTTACCTGAGACAGGTACACAACTGTGTGTACTTTGCAGTCAAAGTTCTGGAGAATCAGTTTCAGTGAGTTGTTTTATAATTTGTACCAGTTTGTCTAAATTTAACAAGAATATAGTCCTTTTTCCATACTTAAGTGACACTGCCCTTCCAGTCTCCTTTAGCTGATTTCTAAAGATGTATTTTTGGCAGGTTGGTAGCTCATTTGGACAAGTGTACCTTGCGTCTCCTGGCAGAGAATGAAAGGGTGGCATCTTTCTCGCCAGATCTCAGGGACCGTCTGACTCAGGCCCAGGACAGAAGCACAGCCAAGGTAACACACTTGCATTGTGTGATTATAAATGCTTGTTGTTGCCAGAATGttattaaataatattaaatattggCCGCAATGCAGCATACTGTTCTAAAAATGTTCTATCTTTATTAGATTGTGTTATTAACTGCAGCAATTGGTCAAGTAACTGATTAGTAAATTAATATTACTATAATCtgaaactattttgataatcgatGAATCATTTGAATTactttcaagcaaaaatatcaaGCATTGGACTGTTCTGGCTTTTCACATGGGAGTATTGTTACTTTTCATTGAGTAATAGAAAGTATAGTAGAATCTTTTTCTGGTATTTACCATTCCCATTTTCTGATGCTTTGTAGGCCAAATGATTAATCACTTCATTTCTGCAAATATTCTTAAtcaatgataaaaataatagttAGTTGCAGCCCCAATAAATGTTGGTAAATATATTGTTGATGCCACTTCCTTTACTTCTTGGAACCCTTTTGTGAATCACTAAAAAAAATTTCAGAATCTGTAATTCTCAGACATACTAAAACTATTTTGCACCACTTGTTTACTTGTGTGTTCCagctttctccttcagtttCCACTTTCATCCACTCAGTCCCGTTTGAACCTGCTACTGACAACCGGTCCAACTTTGGGAGTGACAAGGCCTTTCACACCTTCAAAAAGCAAAGGTATATCACACCTGGTTGCTATTTTTTAAAGCTGCCTTCTCACTGTGCGTCCAGTAAAAACTACTTTTTATGACAGCGGAGAAGTCTTGATTGAAAACAGGCTGAGCAAAAGGTGCAACTGCTGAATTAGACTTTATCATCAGTTACACTTttgcatttgatgtttttgcccCTTTTTTTCCAGAGATATTTTTTATGAGGTGTTACGAGAATGGGAGGACTTTCACAAGGAGCCGGGATGGAACTTTGACTCTGTTCTCGGTAGTAAAATAAGGCAAGTCTAAtttacagtctgtttttagTTTATAGACCAAGTGTCATTTAAAAACTGCTTGCTTTGTGCCCTTCGTTGTAACATCTTCTTTTTTTAGAGGAATGATGAGCCAACTGACCTCTGCAGGAAACCATTCCCATTTTGCCCGTCTGTTCCTGAAGCAACTTGTTCAGGTAGATTGTGGCAAATCATTTACACTCCCAAATTCTAACAAATTCTTTTCAGACACAGACCTCAGCTGCTTTCTGATTTGCTGTCCTCTCCATGAGACAGCGTGGCATATTGCACAGAGTTGGCAGAACAAGTCCACCATTGTTTTTTAGATGTGTAAAGGCCCCCGTGTGAACAGTTCTCCTGGGGATACTCCCGATGCCGACCTGCTAGGCATGCTGGGAGCCGACAGTTTGGGGCGTCTGAAGCGTCTCGAGGAGCGTCTCATTCAGCCTCATGGGGTTGTTGGTCCATGCCCTCCTCCATCCTTTCCTGGTCATCAGGAGTTTTTCAGGGACTTCCTGCAGACAGCTAGCTGGTAAGGCAATACTTCCAATTACATTATATCATATCAACATTATAAAATTTACTCCTAACATTAAAGAAGTAAATTTATTTCAGAGCTGCTTAAGCTGACAAAGTAGTTCTTCCAGTCTTTTCGTGAAAGGCTGGGTTATGTTGTATATGTTTTTACTTCTTCATTATCAGTTATATAAGTTGATAataactcttttctttttgtgtactttttttactttctgagcaagttatttttcatttgtcagatgACCATTTTGAACctaattaaacattttacttGACAAAAACAGTGTCTGTTGTCTCTCTAATGCATCTTACATATTGTGCACCAGCTGCCAGCTGAACCAGCACTTGCAGGACAGCCTgtgtcagcagctcctccaaTTGAATGAGGTGTCCATCCTGAGCCCTCCAGCGTCCATcggggagggagagcaggaggaggaggaggagggagacggGGACATGGAGCAGCAGGTTTGCTATCAGAATCAAACAAAGTGATGTTatcaaaatgtcagtgtcactgatttgttttttgcttgaaGTGGCCTGTCAGTTTGGATCAAGCTAATTTTACGACCAGGACAACGAGAACAGTGTGGATAGTGTAAAATTACAGACTTGATTCAGAAATAGTCTGACAGACGTGCAGTTCATTATCGTATAAACCCTCCGTCCTTCTCTCTCCATTCCAACTTATCAGGATGAGAAGCAGCGGTTCACCTCAGTGCTTCTCCTCGCTCGTCTTCTGGCTAAGTTTTTGGGAttcatttcctttcttccttACCAAACATCTGAGAGACCATCCAGGGAAATACAGGAGGCTGCCATAGCCCTGCGCAGCAAGGTGTGGGTTGAAAAAAAGAggctttatttaatttttgcaaCCAGTTTGAAATAGAACAGGTGAAGACCATCCTGAAGGATTattttcctgcagctgtgttAGTTGTATCTCACTAAGAGAGCTCTAAAATGTACTGATCTAAATGCATGTGTGATGCCAGGAATTCACTGAAAACTCTGTTGGTCCCTCAGAGTGTTCCAGTGCTGGATGTGTGCGCTCTGCTGACTAACAGTATGAAAAGGAGGCGCACCATCCTGACTGTGCCCTGGCTGGTGGAGTTCCTCTCCATGTTGGACTTCATTggtcctctgctgctctgctatAGATCTGCATTAGGCACACTGCTTCTCCTgtacaggtaaaaaaaaaaattgtcaaagAATGGACAGAAGAGCTCCACTTCTTCTGTGCTGATATTGTTTTTATGCATTTCTTCCTTGTaacagtaaaatgtcaaaagaaaaatcagatgcGTCTAAAGAACCTCATGCcactatttttatttctatgttGCTGCTTCACTGTTTAATATTACTTTTGTGTGCTTTGTAGGAGAATGCTGCTTGGCAGATGTGGAGAAATGTGTTACCTGAACAAGCTACTCATGGTGTCTGTTTTGGGTTGGCTTTTCCAGGTGAGACCCGATCGATTGTTTTTCTGTATATTGTGTTGTCGAACAAAAAAATCTACTGTGctcacttttgtgtttttctgaaagtCGTATTCGCTTTTCACTTAACAGCCAATTAAACTTGATCTGTCGAACTCATGTAGATCCCAGTGATTCCTGAGGACATTTTCTTCACCAGTGAGTTCACTGAGGTGGCCAAGCTGGAGGACAGCAGCACAGCCGCCGCAGGGCTTGTAAGTGAAATTCACTACTTGTCCTAAATGACCGCTACTGCTTTTTCATTTATGCTGAtgcttttcttgttcttttgtAGGATTGTATTCCCCTGGTGGATCAGCAGCTCCTCTATACATGTTGTCCATTTCTTGGTGAGTAGAACCTGGATTAAGGCCACACTTTTTAAATTCTCTGTAGCAGTGAGTTAAAAGCCTGTGTCACATTTGGTGGGAATATGTTTGCCACAAAGTAACCAGCACTTGTTTAAGCTGTGGATTGATGTCCTGCCTTGTTTTTATCTTGTCCAGGTGAGTTCCGCAAACTCCTGGCTGCCTTTGTGTCTGGAAGCACAGCCAAGAGTGGAGGGATCATCCGCAAGATCACCCCCACTTCTGCCGAGCTCAGGGATATGCCAGCTGCCAACAGGTCGCAGCAGAAACTGCAGGTGAGTCAGCAGTCGAGgcagtgaagtgaaatgtggAATGACATCTCTGAATTGCCTGCATGCGAGTATTTAAATCAATCGTTTACATGTCGCAGGTGGACCTTGAGCAAGCCTTCTTTCACAATCAGCCTCCGTCACTGCGTCGCACCGTGGAGTTTGTAGCGGAGAGAGTCGGCTCCAACGCCGTCAAGCATATGAAGTACGTATCACGGAGCtaagagggagggatggatcTGAGAACTGCACAGGAGCAGTCGTGGATGTCAGAATTTCCAAGTCACAAGTTTCTAAATCAGCTGTatcacatttctttatttgactTCCACCAGCCCTCTACCAAATTATGTTTTAGAATTTAAAAGTACTTTCGGAATGGCAGTCAGTCAGCCTGCAACTTTGGGTGGTTGCCTGCCTAAGAGGCTATTAACTGTTCAGCAGTCTGCATGATGAAAAAATGATGgaactttttattgtttgtctgttACTCAACAGGGCAACATTAGTAAGTGAGTTGGTGGAGCGAGGTGAGAAGATGCTTAGAGATGGACTGGAGTCGCCAAATGCAAACCCTTCAAAACTGAACGAGTCCATCTGCGCTCAGCTGTGTGTCGTGGGATTGGAGGCCCTGGCAAAAGCCACCAGGTACAACATCTTTGCTTTTCAATGGCcgtttgtgtttcagttcacTTCTGTTTGGTAATCTCTTCTTTAAGGTAATCAGTTTCATGTTGTTCTGCAGATTTTGCTGTGAGAAGGGTCCTGAGGCCATAAGAATTCTGCTCCCAGATGAGACCTCCCCTGCTGTAAGTCCTGTAAAAATGATAAACTGTCATGTCAAAAAATAATTCAAGTGTGACAATCTACAGAACAAAGTCAGACAAACAAAGCCGTGTTTCCCATGTTTTGTgccctctttgtctctgcaggtcCTGACCACCTCAGAAAACATCACCAAACGTCTTGCAACAGAAAAGGCCTGCAGCTGGCTCTCGGCCAACATCACAGGTAGGTAGTTAATTCATCGTGCTTGTGCTTatgcttgtttctgctgtgctAAATACAAATTATGTGCACTCCACCGCAGGCTACAGTCT
This window encodes:
- the cdan1 gene encoding codanin-1, encoding MAALLESVLLKKTDINAVLDWLKNVEECDSLAFIESGVTFHKQEFVPFLLNFLREQSSEALTHGPATPAKTPSRHRSAAQTQGFSDKRGCRSAGGGAGSRGASRVQLFSPASSVSPGTEGDASGQSGSHCLSGVNAFSSPSSTSAWSPASRPSGSERRSGQRISLGDYMLSPPDLQSSTNFQSQKGRRRSGGSMSMGVQGRHGGGRGGHHSDEIGRWDSGGRRSSRGGGYSRISEQVSPPSVGQLNLSNLEDFPPVGSSPISPASSKPSRRINPTPVSAERPHSKPKTCFTSTPFSKPSTPPLAVEALEGSVTACSPLSLQEERELLKREKTKRAQQVGSPLPSSLDPCTPTKSGLRAGSKVTPELQTPCPEPSKVTFSLDLDVLAELYCTCISENLVPNIFLELFFVMQLLTSRSPHTHDDDEQESLCSANSDVLERCYLRQVHNCVYFAVKVLENQFQLVAHLDKCTLRLLAENERVASFSPDLRDRLTQAQDRSTAKLSPSVSTFIHSVPFEPATDNRSNFGSDKAFHTFKKQRDIFYEVLREWEDFHKEPGWNFDSVLGSKIRGMMSQLTSAGNHSHFARLFLKQLVQMCKGPRVNSSPGDTPDADLLGMLGADSLGRLKRLEERLIQPHGVVGPCPPPSFPGHQEFFRDFLQTASCCQLNQHLQDSLCQQLLQLNEVSILSPPASIGEGEQEEEEEGDGDMEQQDEKQRFTSVLLLARLLAKFLGFISFLPYQTSERPSREIQEAAIALRSKSVPVLDVCALLTNSMKRRRTILTVPWLVEFLSMLDFIGPLLLCYRSALGTLLLLYRRMLLGRCGEMCYLNKLLMVSVLGWLFQIPVIPEDIFFTSEFTEVAKLEDSSTAAAGLDCIPLVDQQLLYTCCPFLGEFRKLLAAFVSGSTAKSGGIIRKITPTSAELRDMPAANRSQQKLQVDLEQAFFHNQPPSLRRTVEFVAERVGSNAVKHMKATLVSELVERGEKMLRDGLESPNANPSKLNESICAQLCVVGLEALAKATRFCCEKGPEAIRILLPDETSPAVLTTSENITKRLATEKACSWLSANITALIRREWKSRYDRVMKAVGSPVAPDSGNLEGAVVELVTQEQSTTPKRKQGSGRVASCPPHCSHGASLPSDILIEMKELLSIAVGPRTDEELPSGSQITRLLQRVGDALACRKFSTAVSEQMLLNTTVLLACKLVSAELPVLSLSGCSGGDGVVVGPGSGSEPPVRALLEQLAELWERDCGSSTPLHLLFTPLTVTAVLKASDTEWNNYLFLVRQLVDRGVLSEEEVISHWKKLTNLALPAKLIENFQVRSQSTKPALPVAELQSRMDMLQVSQQTVEGAT